CCGTTCGGCCGGTGGTCAGGCCGGCGCGGGCACCTACACCGGGGTGTGGACCGCCACCGAGGCCACCGGCGCCGCTCTGGGGCCGTGGGCGTACGCGTTGTGCCTGGCCGCCGGCGGGTTCGTCGCCTCCACCGCCGGGGCGGCCGTGACCCAGCCGGCCGCCGCGCTGGACGCGATCCGGTGGGGCTTCGGGCTGCTGCCGGCCGCCCTGATGCTGGTGGCGGTGCTGCTGCAACGCCGCTACACACTCGACCGTGCGGCCCGCGCCGCGACGTGAGGCCGTCCCAGCCGCCACGGTGCACCGGGACGCGACCGGCCCGGTGGTGTCGCCGGCGAGGTCGACGTGCCGGCGCGACCGGCGACCGGGCCGACCGGCGGCACTAGACTTCCCGTTCGATGGACGAGCAGGCCGCCCCCACCGACATCCGTCCCTGCGCCCACTGTGGACGGGAGGTGCCGCAACGCGCAGGCGCGGGGCGGCCGTTCCGCTACTGCCGGGACAACGACGGCGCCTGCCAGCGCGCCGCCCGGAACAGCCGGATGCGGCACCGCCACGCGCCGGGACTGCCCGGGCAGGTGGCCCGCACCTGGGAAGCGGTGGACCGGCTCGACCAGGTCGTGGCGACCCTCACCGAGGCACTGCACGCCGAGCTGTCCCCGGTCGGGGTGGAACGTCAGCTCGCCCAGTCCCGCGCCGACGCGGCGACGCAGGTCGCGGCGGCGCAGACCGAGCGGGACGAGGCCCGCCGCGACGCCGAGGACGCCGCCGCGTCAGCCGCCCGCGCCCGCGAGGCGGCGCGGGCCGCCGGCGCCGAGCGGGACGCAGCCCGCGCCGACGCAGCCCGCGCCACCGAAGCGAGCACGGCCGCGGTCGAGCGCGCCGACCGGGCCGAACACGCCCGGGACGGTGCGCGCCAGGAGGCCGGGGCGGCGCAGGCGCTGCGGGCCCAGGCGGAACGGGACCGCGACACCGCCCGCGACGAGCTGCGGGCCCTGCGCGCCGACCTGGAGACTGAGCGCCGCCGCGCCGGCGACCTCGCTCGGGACCGCGACGCCGCCCGTGCCGACGCCGGGCGGGCGGCCCAGGCGGCGGCTGAGGCGACCGACGCCGCGCAACGCCACCGGACCGACGCCGAGCGGGCCCGCGCAGACGCCGAGCGGGCCCGCGCCGAGGTGCAGCGGGCCCGGGCCGAGGCCACGGAGGCGGCGCAGGCCCGCGAGCGGGCGGTGGCCGACCGGGACCGGGCCGGCACGGAGCACCGGCAGGCCGCCGCGGAGGCCGAGCGGACCCGGGTGGAACTGGTCACGCTCGCCGAGGCGCTGCGCGCCGAGCTGGCCACCGCCCGCGCGGCCGGGGCCGCCGCCGAGGCCCGGCTCGGTGAGCTGGCGCAGCGGCTGCGCGTGGCCGAGGGTGACCGGGATGCCGCCCACCGCCGTGTCGCCCAGCTCGCCGATCAGGTGGGTCAGCTGGCCGCCGCGGTCGCCCACCGCGAGCCGAGCACCCCCACCGGTTGACCGCCACCGCCCGCACCGACGCGTCGCCGGTTCACCCGGCCCTCAGAAGCTGCGCCCGGCGGGTGGTCGGGAAACCGACCGGCGCGGCCCCGGCCGTGCCGGGCCTCCACCGTCGCTGGGCGACTAACATCTCCGCTGCCGGCACACTCCACCTTTCGGCCCGGTCGGGGACGACCCCGCCGGGTCACTGCCATGGCCGGCTACCCTGGATCGGGCCCTCCGGCGCGGCAGCGCTTCCAGGACGGGAATGGCCCGGCGGACACCGCCTGTTACACCGAGAAGACCAGCACCACGGACGAGGGGAAAGACGATCATGGGCGAGCGCATGCTGCGCGGAAGCCGCCTCGGGGCGGTCAGCTACGAGTCCGACCGCAACACGGAGCTCGCGCCGCGTCAGACCCGCGAGTACCTGTGCGCCAAGGGCCACCAGTTCGAGGTGCCGTTCGCCGTCGATGCCGAGGTCCCCACCACGTGGGAGTGCAAGTTCGACGGCAGTGTCGCCCGGCTGGTCGACGGCAGCGAGCCGGAGCAGAAGAAGGCCAAGCCGCCGCGCACCCACTGGGACATGCTGCTGGAGCGGCGGTCGATCGCGGAACTGGAGGACATCCTCGCCGAGCGGTTGCAGGAGGTCCGTACCCGCCGCGGCCGCGCCTGACACACACCGCGCGCCCCCGGGAGTCCTTCTTCCCGGGGGCGCGCGGTGTGTGGGTGGGCACGAGGGTCACGCGACTCGAGCGCGGCGGTCAGCCCTGACGGGGCTCCACGATCTCGCCCTCGATGGCCCGCCCGCCGTCGACGACGGGCGGCTCGGCCGGCGGCTGGTACGGCGCGCCCCGGCGCACCCGCACCCGACGCGGGCCGAACAGGTCACCGGCGACCATCGACGACACCCGCCGCTCGGTGGCACGTCGCACTCCGGAGCGGGCCAGCCGCCGCACCGGCGGCGGCAGCAGCAGCAGCCCCAGCGCGCCACTGAGCAGACCCGGGATGGCCAGCAGTAACGCCCCCGCCAGACCTACCAGCCCGTCGGTGACCTGCGGCCCCGGCGGCTGCCCCGCCTGTGCGGCGGCACGGAAGCCCCGCCAGGCGCGCGTCCCCTCCCGGCGCAGCAGCACCATCCCCAACAGCGACGCCGCGAACACCGCCAGCACCGCCGCGCCGAACCCGACGGCCCGCCCCACGGCGACGAACACCGCCAGTTCCGCTATGACCGCCAGCAGCAGGGCCAACGGTACGAACCTCAGTCCTCGGCGCATCTCACCTCACCCGCCCGGTCGTGACGCCCAGATGTCGGTTCCGCCGGCTGCCGGGCGGCCCCCGCGGCGTCGTCCCGCCCGTCCAGCATGACACGCCCGCGCTCAGGGCCACCGCGACTGGCCGGTGGAGGTGCCGTGCAGGCCGCGCCGCACCGCGCGTCGCCGGTCCGCCACCGCCCATCCGGTGATCCGCCACAGCGCCTCCGCCACGATCAGCGGGCTCATCTTGCTGCTGCCCCGCTCCCGCTCGGCGAACGTGATCGGCACCTCCACGATCCGCACACCGGCCTGGTGGGCGAGACGGGACAGTTCCACCTGGAACGAATACCCCTGTGAGCACACCGACTCCAGATCGATCGCGGCCAGCGCACTGAGCCGGTACACGCGGTAGCCGCCGGTGGCGTCGGAGACCGGCATCCCGAGGGCCAACCGCGCGTACAGGTTGCCGCACCGGGACAGCAGCAGCCGCCGCAGCGGCCAGTTGAGCACCCGCGCCCCGCGGGTCCACCGGGACCCGATCACCACGTCGGCGTCACGGGCGGCGGACAGCAGCGCCGGGAGGTCCTCCGGGGCGTGCGAACCGTCGGCGTCCATTTCCACCACGGCGTCGTAGCCGCGATCCCGGGCCCACCCGAACCCCGCCAGGTACGCTGCGCCGAGCCCCTGTTTGCCTTCCCGATGAAGTACGTGTACCCGCGGATCAGTGCCGGCTAGGGCGTCAGCGAGCGCCCCGGTGCCGTCCGGGCTGTTGTCGTCGGCGACGAGGACGTCCACCGCCGGCGCCGCCTGGTGCACACGGTCCACGATCTGCGTCAGGTTGTCGGCCTCGTTGTAGGTCGGGATCACCACGAGCACCCGCCCCACCTCGGGGTGACCGGTCTCGTCGCCCACCGTCGCATCCCCTTCCACCGGCGTGCCGGCCGTCACCGATTCCCGGCGCGCTCCAGTACACGCCGGGGCTCTCCCGCGCCCGCTGTGTGCTCCCGCCGGCGCCGGACCGCGGCCGCCGCGAGGGCCGCCACCGCCAGGCCGGTCAGCGCCACCTCCGGCCACAGCCCGACCCGGGTGGCCAGCGACCGCCCGTCGGCGAGGCGAAGCTGCCGCACCACGACTGCGCGGGTGTTGAACCCGGTGGCATCGCTTACCCGCCCGTCCGGGGAGACGAACCCGGACACGCCGACGGTGGAGGCCATCAACGCCGGTCGGCCGTGCTCGACCGCCCGCAACCGCACCATCGCCAGTTGCTGGCGGGCCTCGGCCACGTCGAAGGTGGCGTTGTTGGTCTGCACCACCAGCAGCTGCGCGCCACCGACGACGGTGTCGCGGACGACCTCGTCGTAGGCGACCTCGAAGCAGATGACGTCACCGAGCACGGCGGGACCGGTACGGAGCACGCCCGGGGCGGCCCCGGGCACGAAATCCGCCCGTACCCGGTCGACCTGGCTGCTGACCAGACGGGCCACCTCCCGCAGAGGCACATACTCGGCGAACGGCACCGGACGCCGTTTGGTGTACAGCT
The sequence above is a segment of the Micromonospora sp. WMMA1363 genome. Coding sequences within it:
- a CDS encoding RNA polymerase-binding protein RbpA; amino-acid sequence: MGERMLRGSRLGAVSYESDRNTELAPRQTREYLCAKGHQFEVPFAVDAEVPTTWECKFDGSVARLVDGSEPEQKKAKPPRTHWDMLLERRSIAELEDILAERLQEVRTRRGRA
- a CDS encoding FxsA family protein; translated protein: MRRGLRFVPLALLLAVIAELAVFVAVGRAVGFGAAVLAVFAASLLGMVLLRREGTRAWRGFRAAAQAGQPPGPQVTDGLVGLAGALLLAIPGLLSGALGLLLLPPPVRRLARSGVRRATERRVSSMVAGDLFGPRRVRVRRGAPYQPPAEPPVVDGGRAIEGEIVEPRQG
- a CDS encoding polyprenol monophosphomannose synthase — encoded protein: MGDETGHPEVGRVLVVIPTYNEADNLTQIVDRVHQAAPAVDVLVADDNSPDGTGALADALAGTDPRVHVLHREGKQGLGAAYLAGFGWARDRGYDAVVEMDADGSHAPEDLPALLSAARDADVVIGSRWTRGARVLNWPLRRLLLSRCGNLYARLALGMPVSDATGGYRVYRLSALAAIDLESVCSQGYSFQVELSRLAHQAGVRIVEVPITFAERERGSSKMSPLIVAEALWRITGWAVADRRRAVRRGLHGTSTGQSRWP